Proteins encoded together in one Hevea brasiliensis isolate MT/VB/25A 57/8 chromosome 16, ASM3005281v1, whole genome shotgun sequence window:
- the LOC110637058 gene encoding uncharacterized protein LOC110637058 isoform X3, with product MSLNLGSPWLSRFSHLPKLPEPSPKSNCVLFSLLLATPAGFKNSIFSSSRAFKARASLSEDNSVPDLLLSNNEDLLARVSAAKDANEALQIIAEISNTSRGVVSVSDCCRIIIDAIDRNNAGLALSVFYAMRSSFDQGVSENGLLVERWQWSRPDVNVYTTLVQGLASSLKVSDALKTIDYICRVGVSPAEEVPFGKVVRCPTCMVAVAVAQPQQGIQIASCAKCRYQYELVSGDIITINSEEISKELPAWERGLRFLQLMKRSIPAAVHSIVIQTPSGMARTHRFATETVDLPAQEGERVTIASAPSNVYRNVGPFKFSPKVPNTYPGEPLCLTNHENGRETPLLRAPIEDGKLSLLDPTVLIPLLAVLATGDAASGIIDPSLPQFLSVAAIASLGVGATLNTLVFPQLNQLPQRSVDVVAIKQQLLSQYDVLQSRIKDLKEAAEKEYVAFVGLDVGSDVSAGEQNFCCWGTFLSVQPY from the exons atgtctCTGAACCTTGGCTCCCCTTGGCTCTCTCGCTTCTCTCACCTCCCTAAACTCCCCGAACCCTCTCCAAAATCTAATTGCGTTCTCTTCTCTCTCTTGCTAGCCACTCCCGCTGGCTTCAAAAACTCAATTTTTTCCTCTTCCAGAGCCTTCAAAGCAAGAGCTTCACTGAGCGAGGACAACTCCGTTCCCGACCTTCTGCTGTCAAACAACGAGGATTTACTTGCTCGTGTCTCTGCTGCTAAAGACGCCAATGAAGCTTTGCAGATAATCGCCGAAATTTCTAACACAAGTAGAGGCGTCGTTAGTGTTTCCGATTGCTGCCGCATTATAATCGACGCGATTGATCGTAACAATGCTGGGCTTGCCTTGTCTGTTTTCTACGCCATGCGTTCCAGCTTCGATCAAG GTGTTAGTGAGAATGGCCTTCTGGTTGAGAGATGGCAGTGGTCGAGGCCAGATGTGAATGTTTACACTACATTGGTTCAGGGTCTTGCTTCATCTTTGAAGGTTTCAGATGCACTTAAGACGATTGATTATATTTGCCGAGTGGGAGTATCTCCTGCTGAAGAG GTTCCTTTTGGGAAGGTTGTGAGATGTCCAACTTGTATGGTAGCTGTTGCTGTCGCACAACCTCAGCAAGGCATTCAG ATTGCATCTTGTGCCAAGTGCCGTTACCAGTATGAGCTTGTTTCTGGGGATATAATTACTATAAACTCAGAAGAAATCAG CAAGGAACTTCCAGCATGGGAAAGAGGGCTACGATTTTTGCAGCTAATGAAGCGAAGCATTCCTGCAGCTGTTCATTCCATTGtg ATACAAACTCCTTCTGGGATGGCTCGTACGCACAGATTTGCTACTGAAACAGTTGATCTTCCAGCACAAGAAGGAGAAAGAGTAACCATTGCTTCTGCTCCATCAAATGTTTATAGAAATGTGGGCCCCTTTAAATTTAGTCCAAAGGTCCCCAACACTTACCCTGGTGAACCTTTGTGCCTAACAAACCATGAAAATGGTCGAGAGACACCTTTATTAAGAGCCCCTATAGAAGATGGAAAGTTATCTTTGCTTGACCCAACTGTCCTCATTCCACTGCTTGCTGTTCTGGCTACTGGAGATGCTGCATCTGGAATTATTGATCCCAGCCTGCCTCAATTCCTTTCAGTTGCTGCCATTGCATCTCTTGGTGTTGGAGCTACGTTAAATACATTGGTTTTCCCCCAATTGAATCAG CTTCCTCAGAGATCAGTGGATGTAGTTGCTATCAAGCAGCAGCTGTTATCTCAATATGATGTGCTTCAGTCTCGCATCAAGGACCTAAAAGAAGCTGCCGAAAAAGAG TATGTTGCTTTTGTAGGTTTGGATGTTGGCTCGGATGTCTCAGCTGGAGAACAAAATTTTTGCTGTTGGGGAACCTTCTTATCGGTACAACCCTATTGA
- the LOC110637058 gene encoding uncharacterized protein LOC110637058 isoform X2, whose protein sequence is MSLNLGSPWLSRFSHLPKLPEPSPKSNCVLFSLLLATPAGFKNSIFSSSRAFKARASLSEDNSVPDLLLSNNEDLLARVSAAKDANEALQIIAEISNTSRGVVSVSDCCRIIIDAIDRNNAGLALSVFYAMRSSFDQGVSENGLLVERWQWSRPDVNVYTTLVQGLASSLKVSDALKTIDYICRVGVSPAEEVPFGKVVRCPTCMVAVAVAQPQQGIQIASCAKCRYQYELVSGDIITINSEEISKELPAWERGLRFLQLMKRSIPAAVHSIVIQTPSGMARTHRFATETVDLPAQEGERVTIASAPSNVYRNVGPFKFSPKVPNTYPGEPLCLTNHENGRETPLLRAPIEDGKLSLLDPTVLIPLLAVLATGDAASGIIDPSLPQFLSVAAIASLGVGATLNTLVFPQLNQLPQRSVDVVAIKQQLLSQYDVLQSRIKDLKEAAEKEVWMLARMSQLENKIFAVGEPSYRARRTRVKRVREGLESSLKGRIELIDSYARISSMIEIEVEMDSDVLAAESVSNADSIAEQIEQLMELENLEEKWRLQAEANDEAERLLSSQSIPTERV, encoded by the exons atgtctCTGAACCTTGGCTCCCCTTGGCTCTCTCGCTTCTCTCACCTCCCTAAACTCCCCGAACCCTCTCCAAAATCTAATTGCGTTCTCTTCTCTCTCTTGCTAGCCACTCCCGCTGGCTTCAAAAACTCAATTTTTTCCTCTTCCAGAGCCTTCAAAGCAAGAGCTTCACTGAGCGAGGACAACTCCGTTCCCGACCTTCTGCTGTCAAACAACGAGGATTTACTTGCTCGTGTCTCTGCTGCTAAAGACGCCAATGAAGCTTTGCAGATAATCGCCGAAATTTCTAACACAAGTAGAGGCGTCGTTAGTGTTTCCGATTGCTGCCGCATTATAATCGACGCGATTGATCGTAACAATGCTGGGCTTGCCTTGTCTGTTTTCTACGCCATGCGTTCCAGCTTCGATCAAG GTGTTAGTGAGAATGGCCTTCTGGTTGAGAGATGGCAGTGGTCGAGGCCAGATGTGAATGTTTACACTACATTGGTTCAGGGTCTTGCTTCATCTTTGAAGGTTTCAGATGCACTTAAGACGATTGATTATATTTGCCGAGTGGGAGTATCTCCTGCTGAAGAG GTTCCTTTTGGGAAGGTTGTGAGATGTCCAACTTGTATGGTAGCTGTTGCTGTCGCACAACCTCAGCAAGGCATTCAG ATTGCATCTTGTGCCAAGTGCCGTTACCAGTATGAGCTTGTTTCTGGGGATATAATTACTATAAACTCAGAAGAAATCAG CAAGGAACTTCCAGCATGGGAAAGAGGGCTACGATTTTTGCAGCTAATGAAGCGAAGCATTCCTGCAGCTGTTCATTCCATTGtg ATACAAACTCCTTCTGGGATGGCTCGTACGCACAGATTTGCTACTGAAACAGTTGATCTTCCAGCACAAGAAGGAGAAAGAGTAACCATTGCTTCTGCTCCATCAAATGTTTATAGAAATGTGGGCCCCTTTAAATTTAGTCCAAAGGTCCCCAACACTTACCCTGGTGAACCTTTGTGCCTAACAAACCATGAAAATGGTCGAGAGACACCTTTATTAAGAGCCCCTATAGAAGATGGAAAGTTATCTTTGCTTGACCCAACTGTCCTCATTCCACTGCTTGCTGTTCTGGCTACTGGAGATGCTGCATCTGGAATTATTGATCCCAGCCTGCCTCAATTCCTTTCAGTTGCTGCCATTGCATCTCTTGGTGTTGGAGCTACGTTAAATACATTGGTTTTCCCCCAATTGAATCAG CTTCCTCAGAGATCAGTGGATGTAGTTGCTATCAAGCAGCAGCTGTTATCTCAATATGATGTGCTTCAGTCTCGCATCAAGGACCTAAAAGAAGCTGCCGAAAAAGAG GTTTGGATGTTGGCTCGGATGTCTCAGCTGGAGAACAAAATTTTTGCTGTTGGGGAACCTTCTTATCG TGCTCGGAGAACTAGGGTCAAAAGGGTCCGAGAAGGCTTAGAAAGTTCTCTCAAGGGACGGATAGAACTCATTGACAGCTATGCAAGA ATTTCTTCAATGATTGAAATTGAAGTGGAGATGGACTCTGATGTTCTTGCTGCTGAATCAGTGAGCAATGCA GACAGCATTGCTGAACAGATAGAACAACTAATGGAGCTGGAAAATCTTGAAGAG AAATGGAGACTACAAGCAGAAGCAAATGATGAGGCGGAGAGACTTCTCAGTTCACAATCCATACCTACGGAGCGGGTTTAG
- the LOC110637059 gene encoding UDP-glucose 4-epimerase GEPI48 gives MAKNILVTGGAGYIGSHTVLQLLLGGYSAVVVDNLDNSSAVALERVKELAGEHKKNLSFHQVDLRDKPALEKVFSKTKFDSVIHFAGLKAVGESVEKPLLYFDNNLIGTITLLEVMAAHGCKKLVFSSSATVYGWPKEVPCTEEFPLFAMNPYGRTKLFIEEICRDIHRSDSEWKIILLRYFNPVGAHPSGHIGEDPRGIPNNLMPFVQQVAVGRRPHLTVFGNDYSTKDGTGVRDYIHVVDLADGHIAALSKLSDAKIGCEVYNLGTGKGTSVLEMVTAFEKASGKKIPLVMAGRRPGDAEIVYASTNKAERELNWKAKYGIDEMCRDQWNWASKNPYGYGSPETTK, from the exons ATGGCGAAGAATATTCTGGTCACCGGTGGTGCCGGTTACATTGGGAGTCACACAGTTCTTCAACTCCTTTTAGGCGGTTACTCCGCTGTCGTTGTCGATAATCTCGATAATTCCTCCGCTGTTGCTCTCGAAAGAGTCAAGGAACTCGCCGGCGAACACAAAAAGAATCTCTCGTTTCACCAG GTTGACCTCCGGGACAAGCCAGCTCTAGAAAAAGTTTTCTCTAAAACAAA ATTTGACTCTGTCATCCACTTTGCTGGGCTCAAGGCAGTTGGTGAGAGTGTGGAGAAACCGCTGCTTTATTTTGACAACAATCTTATTGGAACAATTACATTGCTGGAAGTAATGGCTGCCCATGGATGCAAGAAG CTTGTGTTTTCTTCATCAGCTACTGTTTATGGTTGGCCAAAGGAGGTTCCATGCACGGAAGAATTCCCTCTATTTGCAATGAATCCATATGGTCGAACAAAG CTTTTCATTGAAGAGATTTGTCGTGATATCCACCGCTCAGATTCTGAATGGAAAATCATATTGCTAAGATACTTCAATCCTGTTGGTGCACATCCTAGTGGCCATATTGGTGAGGATCCCCGTGGAATTCCAAACAATCTCATGCCCTTCGTGCAGCAGGTTGCTGTTGGCAGGCGTCCTCATCTCACAGTCTTTGGAAATGACTATTCAACCAAGGATGGTACCGGG GTGCGTGACTATATTCATGTTGTCGACTTAGCAGATGGTCACATTGCTGCATTGAGTAAACTTTCTGATGCCAAAATAG GTTGTGAGGTATATAACTTGGGAACAGGAAAAGGAACATCAGTTTTGGAGATGGTTACAGCATTTGAGAAGGCATCTGGAAAG AAAATTCCTCTTGTAATGGCTGGAAGGCGTCCTGGTGACGCTGAAATTGTTTATGCATCAACAAACAAGGCAGAACGTGAATTGAATTGGAA GGCAAAGTATGGGATTGATGAGATGTGCAGGGATCAATGGAACTGGGCCAGCAAGAACCCTTATGGCTATGGATCTCCTGAGACCACCAAGTGA
- the LOC110637058 gene encoding uncharacterized protein LOC110637058 isoform X1, translating into MSLNLGSPWLSRFSHLPKLPEPSPKSNCVLFSLLLATPAGFKNSIFSSSRAFKARASLSEDNSVPDLLLSNNEDLLARVSAAKDANEALQIIAEISNTSRGVVSVSDCCRIIIDAIDRNNAGLALSVFYAMRSSFDQGVSENGLLVERWQWSRPDVNVYTTLVQGLASSLKVSDALKTIDYICRVGVSPAEEVPFGKVVRCPTCMVAVAVAQPQQGIQIASCAKCRYQYELVSGDIITINSEEISKELPAWERGLRFLQLMKRSIPAAVHSIVIQTPSGMARTHRFATETVDLPAQEGERVTIASAPSNVYRNVGPFKFSPKVPNTYPGEPLCLTNHENGRETPLLRAPIEDGKLSLLDPTVLIPLLAVLATGDAASGIIDPSLPQFLSVAAIASLGVGATLNTLVFPQLNQLPQRSVDVVAIKQQLLSQYDVLQSRIKDLKEAAEKEVWMLARMSQLENKIFAVGEPSYRYNPIDITSVVARRTRVKRVREGLESSLKGRIELIDSYARISSMIEIEVEMDSDVLAAESVSNADSIAEQIEQLMELENLEEKWRLQAEANDEAERLLSSQSIPTERV; encoded by the exons atgtctCTGAACCTTGGCTCCCCTTGGCTCTCTCGCTTCTCTCACCTCCCTAAACTCCCCGAACCCTCTCCAAAATCTAATTGCGTTCTCTTCTCTCTCTTGCTAGCCACTCCCGCTGGCTTCAAAAACTCAATTTTTTCCTCTTCCAGAGCCTTCAAAGCAAGAGCTTCACTGAGCGAGGACAACTCCGTTCCCGACCTTCTGCTGTCAAACAACGAGGATTTACTTGCTCGTGTCTCTGCTGCTAAAGACGCCAATGAAGCTTTGCAGATAATCGCCGAAATTTCTAACACAAGTAGAGGCGTCGTTAGTGTTTCCGATTGCTGCCGCATTATAATCGACGCGATTGATCGTAACAATGCTGGGCTTGCCTTGTCTGTTTTCTACGCCATGCGTTCCAGCTTCGATCAAG GTGTTAGTGAGAATGGCCTTCTGGTTGAGAGATGGCAGTGGTCGAGGCCAGATGTGAATGTTTACACTACATTGGTTCAGGGTCTTGCTTCATCTTTGAAGGTTTCAGATGCACTTAAGACGATTGATTATATTTGCCGAGTGGGAGTATCTCCTGCTGAAGAG GTTCCTTTTGGGAAGGTTGTGAGATGTCCAACTTGTATGGTAGCTGTTGCTGTCGCACAACCTCAGCAAGGCATTCAG ATTGCATCTTGTGCCAAGTGCCGTTACCAGTATGAGCTTGTTTCTGGGGATATAATTACTATAAACTCAGAAGAAATCAG CAAGGAACTTCCAGCATGGGAAAGAGGGCTACGATTTTTGCAGCTAATGAAGCGAAGCATTCCTGCAGCTGTTCATTCCATTGtg ATACAAACTCCTTCTGGGATGGCTCGTACGCACAGATTTGCTACTGAAACAGTTGATCTTCCAGCACAAGAAGGAGAAAGAGTAACCATTGCTTCTGCTCCATCAAATGTTTATAGAAATGTGGGCCCCTTTAAATTTAGTCCAAAGGTCCCCAACACTTACCCTGGTGAACCTTTGTGCCTAACAAACCATGAAAATGGTCGAGAGACACCTTTATTAAGAGCCCCTATAGAAGATGGAAAGTTATCTTTGCTTGACCCAACTGTCCTCATTCCACTGCTTGCTGTTCTGGCTACTGGAGATGCTGCATCTGGAATTATTGATCCCAGCCTGCCTCAATTCCTTTCAGTTGCTGCCATTGCATCTCTTGGTGTTGGAGCTACGTTAAATACATTGGTTTTCCCCCAATTGAATCAG CTTCCTCAGAGATCAGTGGATGTAGTTGCTATCAAGCAGCAGCTGTTATCTCAATATGATGTGCTTCAGTCTCGCATCAAGGACCTAAAAGAAGCTGCCGAAAAAGAG GTTTGGATGTTGGCTCGGATGTCTCAGCTGGAGAACAAAATTTTTGCTGTTGGGGAACCTTCTTATCGGTACAACCCTATTGACATTACTAGTGTCGT TGCTCGGAGAACTAGGGTCAAAAGGGTCCGAGAAGGCTTAGAAAGTTCTCTCAAGGGACGGATAGAACTCATTGACAGCTATGCAAGA ATTTCTTCAATGATTGAAATTGAAGTGGAGATGGACTCTGATGTTCTTGCTGCTGAATCAGTGAGCAATGCA GACAGCATTGCTGAACAGATAGAACAACTAATGGAGCTGGAAAATCTTGAAGAG AAATGGAGACTACAAGCAGAAGCAAATGATGAGGCGGAGAGACTTCTCAGTTCACAATCCATACCTACGGAGCGGGTTTAG
- the LOC110637058 gene encoding uncharacterized protein LOC110637058 isoform X4, whose protein sequence is MLGLPCLFSTPCVPASIKGLASSLKVSDALKTIDYICRVGVSPAEEVPFGKVVRCPTCMVAVAVAQPQQGIQIASCAKCRYQYELVSGDIITINSEEISKELPAWERGLRFLQLMKRSIPAAVHSIVIQTPSGMARTHRFATETVDLPAQEGERVTIASAPSNVYRNVGPFKFSPKVPNTYPGEPLCLTNHENGRETPLLRAPIEDGKLSLLDPTVLIPLLAVLATGDAASGIIDPSLPQFLSVAAIASLGVGATLNTLVFPQLNQLPQRSVDVVAIKQQLLSQYDVLQSRIKDLKEAAEKEVWMLARMSQLENKIFAVGEPSYRYNPIDITSVVARRTRVKRVREGLESSLKGRIELIDSYARISSMIEIEVEMDSDVLAAESVSNADSIAEQIEQLMELENLEEKWRLQAEANDEAERLLSSQSIPTERV, encoded by the exons ATGCTGGGCTTGCCTTGTCTGTTTTCTACGCCATGCGTTCCAGCTTCGATCAAG GGTCTTGCTTCATCTTTGAAGGTTTCAGATGCACTTAAGACGATTGATTATATTTGCCGAGTGGGAGTATCTCCTGCTGAAGAG GTTCCTTTTGGGAAGGTTGTGAGATGTCCAACTTGTATGGTAGCTGTTGCTGTCGCACAACCTCAGCAAGGCATTCAG ATTGCATCTTGTGCCAAGTGCCGTTACCAGTATGAGCTTGTTTCTGGGGATATAATTACTATAAACTCAGAAGAAATCAG CAAGGAACTTCCAGCATGGGAAAGAGGGCTACGATTTTTGCAGCTAATGAAGCGAAGCATTCCTGCAGCTGTTCATTCCATTGtg ATACAAACTCCTTCTGGGATGGCTCGTACGCACAGATTTGCTACTGAAACAGTTGATCTTCCAGCACAAGAAGGAGAAAGAGTAACCATTGCTTCTGCTCCATCAAATGTTTATAGAAATGTGGGCCCCTTTAAATTTAGTCCAAAGGTCCCCAACACTTACCCTGGTGAACCTTTGTGCCTAACAAACCATGAAAATGGTCGAGAGACACCTTTATTAAGAGCCCCTATAGAAGATGGAAAGTTATCTTTGCTTGACCCAACTGTCCTCATTCCACTGCTTGCTGTTCTGGCTACTGGAGATGCTGCATCTGGAATTATTGATCCCAGCCTGCCTCAATTCCTTTCAGTTGCTGCCATTGCATCTCTTGGTGTTGGAGCTACGTTAAATACATTGGTTTTCCCCCAATTGAATCAG CTTCCTCAGAGATCAGTGGATGTAGTTGCTATCAAGCAGCAGCTGTTATCTCAATATGATGTGCTTCAGTCTCGCATCAAGGACCTAAAAGAAGCTGCCGAAAAAGAG GTTTGGATGTTGGCTCGGATGTCTCAGCTGGAGAACAAAATTTTTGCTGTTGGGGAACCTTCTTATCGGTACAACCCTATTGACATTACTAGTGTCGT TGCTCGGAGAACTAGGGTCAAAAGGGTCCGAGAAGGCTTAGAAAGTTCTCTCAAGGGACGGATAGAACTCATTGACAGCTATGCAAGA ATTTCTTCAATGATTGAAATTGAAGTGGAGATGGACTCTGATGTTCTTGCTGCTGAATCAGTGAGCAATGCA GACAGCATTGCTGAACAGATAGAACAACTAATGGAGCTGGAAAATCTTGAAGAG AAATGGAGACTACAAGCAGAAGCAAATGATGAGGCGGAGAGACTTCTCAGTTCACAATCCATACCTACGGAGCGGGTTTAG